In Corylus avellana chromosome ca8, CavTom2PMs-1.0, the genomic stretch ACACCACGTCCTCCAAGACTAATGTCAAAAAATGTTTGGCATACTTTTAATAGAACAATTACATTTTTATATCAACAAGAGTGGcatctcttaattattttaccaattataaACGGACTCTTTAGTAAATGTTGTAGCATCCAAATCATTTTCCAATATCTTAATTAGTGAATAATGTCAAAGGATATATAGGTCATTTCATAGAAGAGTGGCGTACGTCTCTCATATTTTAACGAGATGGGAGAGTGTACCAATCTTGATCGaccaaataaaaattgagagtgattatttaattaagacaATTGACGACAAGAACTCCCATTAAATAGCGAGCCGAGTCTTTGCTGCAGCAGGGGGAAACAGCAAAAAGAAAGCAAACTTAGATACATAGATCGAGAAACAGGATATGGGAAGGTCTCCTTGTTGTGACGAAAATGGCCTCAAGAAAGGACCCTGGACttctgaagaagatgaaaagctTGTCCAATACATCCAGAAACATGGCCATGGAAGTTGGAGAGCCCTCCCTAAGCTTGCAGGTATTAGTTTACAAATTAAACccactactctctctctctctctctctccgggcttttttttcatttcctttttctcttggCGTGCAGGTCTTAACAGATGTGGCAAGAGCTGTCGGTTAAGATGGACAAATTACTTGAGGCCGGACATCAAGAGAGGGAAGTTTTCTCAAGACGAGGAGCAGACAATTTTACACCTCCATTCTGTCCTGGGaaacaagtaattaattaattaattaatttgtttcaatCTTGACTACTTGTGCttatttttgattaattatcACAAACTTACTAATTTTATCTGCATTTGTTTTCAAGATGGTCAGCTATTGCGACGCACCTACCAGGCCGGACTGACAATGAAATCAAGAATTTCTGGAACACacatttgaagaagaagctgatTCAGATGGGTTTTGATCCAATGACCCACCAACCAAGAACCGACCTCTTTTCCAGCTTGCCACACCTCTTAGCCCTTGCTAACCTTGGAGACCTGATGGAGCACCACCCATTTGATGAAAATGCTGTGAGATTACAGGCAGAAGCTGTCCAGTTGGTCAAGCTTCAATACTTGCAGTATCTTCTCCAATCCGCTGCCAACATCACAGACAGGGAGACTAATATCAATTTGTTGAATTCAAGTAATCCTGCTATCAAACAAAAACCAGTTTTAAATTCATTACAAGCGGAGAATCCAGCAACATTTTCTCTTGGAAATGATACCACTCAACCACTCCACCACCCAAGCTTATTATCTCACCTGTCTTCAGACCCACAAGTCCCTTTCGGTTTTCAAACATCTTTCAATAGTCAAGGAGATATTAACCCACCTGAAGACTCTTCATGGTTATCCCCATTTCCCACcacttcttctcttctttcaaCCATTATCGAGGAGACGTCGATAAGCAACCTCGGAGATGCTACTAGCAGCACCTCTAGCTATGGAGGAGGAGCTTCTTCAGGCTGGCCTGAACTATTTTTTGACGACCATATTATGCAGGAGATTCTTAGTTAATTATTTCAGTTTTCGGGAGATTTGGAGTTGCATCACCGTGTATGTTTGCTGTTACGTACTGTTTACTCTCGCTACAAACACTTATTGCATGTATATAGCACATCAACCTCATGCGTGCTCGAGTACGTGTATGTTATATATGCATTTATATGACACTCATATAATACGTATTATCTATATAGTCTGTGGAtaaataaaacatgttttatgGTTTTTATGAGCAGATctagaactatatatatattttccagtGTACTATTTATCGCTAACGGATACTCAAAGGCCAGAGCCCATCCTcttggaataggatcctctccaatttaTTTGAGCcggttagttatatttgagatatatttttgtctttttactttttgagatgacaaaaatactcttacaatataactaactggatattattcaTGATCCTAATTAATTCCATCCTCTTGGCTTCATTGTCAAGAGTGCAGCTTTTCATGGAACTGATTTAATGATGcaaatgattaattatttcGTTAAACTTCCATTGGTGAactttgaaagagagagagatatggtgggagagagagatatggtgggggggggggggagtaAGTAAGAAATAacaaagaataatgttatttagtagacggTCATACAATTTGGATGacatgacagtgaaaatcagccTTTACATCAACAAGGTCttgtaaaatagaaaaatcaattgttgattttcactgtcatgcCATTCCAATTGTATGGCAAtcgtataacagttt encodes the following:
- the LOC132190066 gene encoding transcription factor MYB93; the encoded protein is MGRSPCCDENGLKKGPWTSEEDEKLVQYIQKHGHGSWRALPKLAGLNRCGKSCRLRWTNYLRPDIKRGKFSQDEEQTILHLHSVLGNKWSAIATHLPGRTDNEIKNFWNTHLKKKLIQMGFDPMTHQPRTDLFSSLPHLLALANLGDLMEHHPFDENAVRLQAEAVQLVKLQYLQYLLQSAANITDRETNINLLNSSNPAIKQKPVLNSLQAENPATFSLGNDTTQPLHHPSLLSHLSSDPQVPFGFQTSFNSQGDINPPEDSSWLSPFPTTSSLLSTIIEETSISNLGDATSSTSSYGGGASSGWPELFFDDHIMQEILS